From Manihot esculenta cultivar AM560-2 chromosome 18, M.esculenta_v8, whole genome shotgun sequence:
ATATACATGTAATTGGAAGGGAACATATAAATATTGTCTAATATTTTATAAGGTGTTAAAACATTCCTATACTCTTTAGCTAAACTTTGCTAAGGTTAAATGCATATTTGTATATCTGtgcattaatatttttatctatcAAACATATCGGCGAAAATTTCGCCGTGACTTAATAAACatctaaactttaaaaaaaatattactttcaAACTCAATTTTTGACAATTCATACTCAATTTTTGACAATTCATGATTTTAAAGTTgtgtttaaaagtaaatttttaaatttatagttaGATCAATGGTTTTAAAATCGTATGTAaaggtaattttttaaatttatggttttaaaggtatgtttaaaagttaatttttcaaaaaagtttagatgtttaaaataatatcattttaaaatttaagtgtttaaaagtaatatttttaaaaatttagatatttattaggtcacgattaaaattaaaatgtctgataataaaataaatattaaaatacagaTGTGCAAATATGTATTTTACAAATTATATGATATAGTTGTGATATCATACACTATTATATTTGACTTGAacttttcaagcaagatctttTTTAAGTATATGTGTTAATAATTTTTgataattaatcattaataaatcttaatttttggatttttttggTTATTAGGCATTAAAGATATTTATTCCTAAGTTTAGGGTATTAATTGTAATTATCTCTATTCATTAAGTGGAAATGCTAATAACTGAGGATACATAGAAATACAGAGAATGCTGAAAGGGCAAAGGTCATAATGAAGAAGGCTCAGGGAGTTACAAGCCAAACACAAGTCATGAACTCAATGCATATACTatctcaaattaattttaatatacttaAATTGCCTATAGAATTCTGATCTACAGGTCTCTGAGTTTAAATTCtggaaattaattatattataaaataataatttttaaaaaaatatatattttttaaataataattcagtTTTCATGCTTTTAATAGTAAATCACATTTAATTTCATGGCATATTCATCAATTTTTGTTAATTGAAATTTAGTAAAAAGGGATGAAAAAGTGGTTAATCAAAGAGAAAAgtattaataatagtaaaaacTCAATCaaggataaaaatatttataatgactaaaaataagagataaataataaataaagtgtgaaaagaataaaaaattagaaaataattaatatgtttttaaatataattaatatgaaaatcaatcattaatttttcatagtaaaataactaaataatctTTCTCATTGTCTCTATTAACTAACATGTAATTATAGGGCTTTTTAGTTCAGTAATCAAGTCTCTACCTCTACTAAATTTAATGCAAAGTTTGagattagatttttttaaaaaaaataaaatattttaatcttataataaaagaattcaaatatattttttaaaaaattatgcaagatttctatttattttaaaataattttttttaaattaactgtAAAGATGAGTGGAAATTGGCATGTGTAGAAGGTTTGATCTTGTGTGGAAGGTATATTAGGCTAAATCCATGGTTCCACTTCAATATTATTTAGAATTAAATCATTAAATACTTCTACAtatgtttatttaatattaatttattaaatatttacattaaaatCATAATCTATTATACATTAGAAGttataaatgttaaaaaaattaaatataaattagtttataatataaaaaaagtctttgtttatataattatactccaaattttcaaaaaaatggtAGATCTATATTATacctaatttatatttaattattattatttttactccatttcatgaaaatagatttattttgagatgataatttatttattaattttttaatgtgttcctatttaatatatatgtattaaaaaataaattttattataactgCTAAGTTCATGTTATAAACCAGCTTATATATTGTATAATTTATAGTAAATAACTTTGTAATTATTTATACAAACATTGAAAAAGATTTACACAAATAATTTCGTCTttattgatatatatattttttaaaacttgccaaataaaatgaaaaaaaaaaaaattgagaatagtaaaaaatgtaaaataatattttactaaataatattttttatgaaacaaAGAAAATCTTAATTAATTAGTTCCTGAAGAAGGCTAGGACTCTGACAAATTAGATTCATTTATGTTGTTATGCATAATTTGTTCAAAACAAAGTCTTTATGCCTAATTAAGGTATCTCctaacaataaaatattttataaatattgaatcttttaattacaaacATTAAAATTAGTATgttttatataatatcaataccaataaatgtatgttttaatatattattaaaagattAAGATATCTAATCTGAGAGATTAGATGAGATGACACGAGTTTATTCTTTTTCAATAAGAGATATTGAgtataatatgttttatatattGTTAAAAGATCAAGACATCTGACCTGAGAGATTAGATAAAATGACAcgaatttcttctttttcagtaaGAGATATTGAGTTGAGCGCTAGATGTAAAACacctttaaaattaaaatttgggaGAGTAATATATTCTTTAATGGGTATGTTTGGTGCAAATACATATTaatcgaataaattaattttgaatatcAAATTTTGTATatcaaaaagaaataaaaacatgtaaattattaataaaaattatcggTCGATAAGTTTAGTGGAGATTTATGTTAGTTGAATTAATGATCGTATTAATTTACGGTATTGTTTTACATGATATTATACAGATAATTTATTACATTATGTTGTATTAATGTTTAAATATGTTATGCTAAAACTACCATTACTCTTCAAGTATGAGGGAGACACTTGCGAGGTATTATCTGCATTCCAATAAGCTCGACAAGCTTGACCGACCATCTCTTGAATTGGAGGTAAGTATGATTTTAGTTGGTAAGCAAAATGGTTTCTATATGGATGGCTACTGTTGGTTATAAACTGGAAatgactttttatttatttttactataataTAGCTACAGAATAGCAATCGCATGCTGTTGAGCAAGGAAGTCGCTGAAAAGACTCATCAGCTAAGGTAATTTATATAAGAATAGGGTTTTGTATCTTTCGATTCTTCAAACTTTGCATAATAACTCATTTGGCACATTCCTCCTTGATTACATCGATCCCATATCTTTCAATGCTTGATGGTTATAATATATATGGTTATGTAGTGCAATACTGATCAAGGGACTGGCTTTTGTAACAGGCAGATGAGGGGAGAGGATCTGCAAGGATTAAACATAGAGGAATTGCAGCAGTTGGAAAAAATGCTTGAAGTTGGACTTAGCCGTGTCCTTGAAACTAAGGTTTTTTCTCACTTTTTGGCTGATTTTTACGTATGCAATCACACAAGAAACTAACTTGTGGAGGTTTTCCTTCTTTTCAGGGAGATAAGATCATGAATGAGATATCTGCACTCGAAAAGAAGGTTAGATTAGAAATTGGACTTCATCTTCGCCAGCTTTGCTTAGACTTCATAATGTTTTTAGCCAAAACGCTGAGTTTTAATGATAAAGATATCAGTTTTCTTCGTTAATGTAGGGAGCTCTACTGCTAGAAGAGAATAAACAGCTAAAAGAGAAGGTAATTAAGAGTGCATATTCCTTGTATGGTTGAGTACTGGCGAGTCAATTAAGAGATGATGAGATTGAGTGTGCTTATTATAAGCGCAGATGATGACATTGTGCAAGGGAAAAAGGCCAGTTATTTTGGAGTCCGATGTGGCCATCCAGCAGGAAGAAGGCGTGTCATCGGAATCCGCCACAAATGTATGCAGCTGCAGCAGTGGCCCTCCTCTTGAAGATGATAGCTCCGATACTTCACTCAAACTAGggtaaatcaaatctactatcATTCAgcttcccttttcttttctgattTAGCTCAGACTGAATTCAACCTCCTCTTGAACAAGACTTGCACGTACATTAATCCTCTTCAAAACGTTTTAGTTTTTCATTGAAGTGGTGCTGGTGATGCTTTGTTGCAAACTGTTTTGCAGGCTGCCCTTTTGAAGATGGTGGGGAGATTATAAAGTAGGTTTTAAGTGTGAGGAATAAAGCAAGGTCCTCATAATTTGGAGATAGtctttaagaaaaagaaaaaaaaaatatttacttcaTGTGGTATGATGCTTTTGCAAGTGAAAAAACTTGGATTGTATTCACTTATGTTGTCTTTTTTATTATGGGTTTGTCCATGCTCTTACATTACTACTGGGCTTTGTGTAGAGAATCAAAATTGAGTTAAGAATGCTAGCTAAACCTTCTTGTTTGAGTTTCTAACAatatttgaaatatattaattagagtATTCAATTTGTATAAAGCTTACAGATTTCTCCTGCCATTGTCGTCTTGGAGATCAATCATTTAGAGCAGATGGACTTAAAGACCTAAGAGGTATACAACGTCAAATATCACGAACGCATAGTCAAAACATAGTAGACATAGATTGAAGCACCAACAAAGAAGGGAGGAGTTTTGCAGAAAGAGATGGATGCCTACAAGTCGCATTAAGGAACTTCCCCTAACCAATCACGCTTAAAGTGGCTCAAGAATAGAAAGAATAAACGAGTagcttttaaaaataaactccTACAAAGTAACAACCAAATCTGGAAATAAAACACCAAAAGAAACACctctaattttaaataaagaaaaaacttgtaaaattactaaaacacctttaaatttaattttctcattcagattatttaaaagttaattggTTTGtttgcaaaaaataatttatatttaaaaaataaaatattttttaacaaaatattttttttattacttaattttaatttaaaaaatataatttattaataaatttatatataaaaaatttaatgcgtaaaaaatgatttttttaaagtagAAAGTCataactttaattaaattttttaaatatttcatacaataaaaaataaatataaaaaatattttttaaaaataaacaaaatcttAAAATGTCCttcaattaaaaaaagtatatattgttataattgtggataaaatgattttttcaattcaaactatttagtttttatcttttattagttaatttattgattttaaaaaatatatcaaaatatttttaaaattctaaaaatttcaCTTATAATTTTTAGTCATTCTTCATTTCTATGATaggtaaaaatttattaattaattttttaattttataaaatatatattaaataaatttattagtaattttttacaattttaaacacattaaaattaaatactaattaaggattttttaataagaaaatgaacaaatagtaa
This genomic window contains:
- the LOC110606968 gene encoding MADS-box protein JOINTLESS, yielding MAREKIKIKKIDNITARQVTFSKRRRGLFKKAQELSVLCDAEVALIIFSATGKLFEYCSSSMRETLARYYLHSNKLDKLDRPSLELELQNSNRMLLSKEVAEKTHQLRQMRGEDLQGLNIEELQQLEKMLEVGLSRVLETKGDKIMNEISALEKKGALLLEENKQLKEKMMTLCKGKRPVILESDVAIQQEEGVSSESATNVCSCSSGPPLEDDSSDTSLKLGLPF